One window from the genome of Dongia rigui encodes:
- the glcF gene encoding glycolate oxidase subunit GlcF, translating to MQTHFSLAQLADPDLAAADKILRTCVHCGFCTATCPTYVIAGDENDSPRGRIYLIKNMLERDEQADAIVARHVDRCLTCLSCMTTCPSGVDYMHLVDQARVRIEEQYKRPFFDRLLRDVLSVVLPSQTLFRLALMMGKLAKITGVPSLFVGRLKAMFDMLPAKIAAPAVTDQPGVFPAQGPRKGRVAILAGCAQPVLKPGINAAAIRLLNRLGIEVVVAEGAGCCGALTQHLGRERAAKETARATLHAWAREMNGPGLDAIVITTSGCGTAIKDWGHLFRGDADEAVARTIAAKALDISEYLVQIGGVSPAVSLPHMRIAYHAACSLQHGQRVLAAPKDLLRGAGFEVVDVPEAHLCCGSAGTYNLLQPEFANQLRARKLANIEKTGADLVSAGNIGCLQQLESGLTQPILHTVELLDWASGGPVPAALRRLD from the coding sequence ATGCAGACTCATTTTTCCCTCGCTCAACTTGCCGATCCGGATCTTGCCGCCGCCGACAAGATCCTGCGCACCTGTGTCCATTGCGGCTTCTGCACGGCGACCTGTCCCACCTATGTCATCGCCGGCGATGAAAACGATTCCCCGCGCGGGCGCATCTATCTCATCAAGAACATGCTGGAGCGGGATGAGCAGGCGGATGCGATCGTCGCCCGCCATGTCGATCGCTGCCTCACCTGCCTTTCCTGCATGACGACCTGCCCGTCGGGGGTTGACTACATGCATCTGGTCGATCAGGCGCGGGTGCGGATCGAGGAACAATACAAGCGGCCATTCTTCGATCGCCTCTTGCGCGATGTGTTGAGCGTCGTCCTGCCCAGCCAGACGCTTTTCCGCCTGGCATTGATGATGGGGAAGTTGGCCAAGATCACCGGGGTGCCGTCGCTCTTCGTTGGCCGCCTCAAGGCGATGTTCGACATGCTGCCGGCCAAAATCGCCGCGCCGGCCGTGACCGATCAACCGGGTGTCTTTCCGGCACAAGGGCCGCGCAAGGGCCGCGTCGCGATCCTCGCCGGCTGCGCGCAGCCGGTGCTGAAGCCCGGCATCAACGCAGCCGCTATCCGTCTGCTCAATCGCTTAGGGATCGAGGTGGTGGTGGCCGAAGGTGCCGGCTGCTGCGGCGCCCTCACGCAACATTTGGGCCGCGAGCGTGCGGCCAAGGAAACGGCACGCGCGACATTGCATGCCTGGGCGCGGGAGATGAACGGACCGGGTCTCGATGCCATCGTCATCACGACATCTGGCTGCGGCACCGCAATCAAGGATTGGGGGCACCTGTTCCGCGGCGATGCAGACGAGGCTGTGGCGCGGACGATCGCCGCGAAGGCGCTCGATATCAGCGAGTATCTGGTACAGATCGGCGGTGTTTCGCCGGCCGTGTCGCTGCCGCACATGAGGATCGCCTACCACGCCGCCTGTTCTTTGCAGCATGGCCAACGGGTGCTGGCGGCACCGAAGGATTTGCTGCGCGGCGCCGGCTTCGAGGTCGTCGATGTGCCGGAAGCGCATCTCTGCTGCGGTTCGGCCGGTACCTACAACCTGCTGCAGCCGGAATTCGCCAATCAACTTCGTGCGCGCAAGCTCGCCAACATCGAAAAGACCGGCGCCGATCTCGTCTCGGCCGGCAATATCGGCTGCTTGCAGCAACTCGAAAGCGGTCTCACCCAGCCCATCCTGCATACGGTCGAACTGCTCGACTGGGCCAGCGGCGGGCCGGTCCCGGCGGCTTTGCGGCGCCTCGATTGA
- a CDS encoding GNAT family N-acetyltransferase translates to MAPNAMAGIAIRPVLADEMMRRLDEFGAVLLACVADGASVGFVEPFGATDATDYWRRKVLPAVRGGEVVILVAEMEGRILGTVQLDHDTMPNQRHRAEVRKLLVHPDFRRRGIARALMAEIETHARRLARSLLTLDTRSGDAAEPLYRDLGFDVAGMIPGYCRDTRSARLDATTLMYKRL, encoded by the coding sequence ATGGCTCCAAACGCGATGGCCGGGATTGCGATCCGGCCGGTGCTCGCCGACGAGATGATGCGGCGGCTCGATGAGTTCGGTGCCGTGCTGCTGGCCTGTGTCGCCGACGGGGCCAGTGTCGGCTTCGTCGAGCCGTTCGGCGCCACTGATGCCACCGATTATTGGCGGCGCAAGGTGCTGCCTGCCGTGCGGGGGGGCGAGGTCGTGATCCTGGTGGCGGAAATGGAAGGCCGCATCCTTGGCACGGTGCAGCTCGATCACGACACGATGCCGAACCAGCGCCACCGCGCCGAGGTCAGGAAGCTCCTGGTGCATCCCGATTTTCGCCGCCGCGGCATTGCCCGCGCGCTGATGGCCGAGATCGAAACCCATGCCCGCAGGCTGGCGCGCAGCTTGTTGACCCTCGACACGCGGAGCGGCGATGCGGCCGAACCGCTCTATCGCGATCTCGGCTTCGACGTCGCTGGCATGATCCCCGGCTATTGCCGCGATACACGCTCCGCCCGGCTCGATGCGACGACGCTGATGTACAAAAGGCTGTGA
- the ahpC gene encoding alkyl hydroperoxide reductase subunit C: protein MSLINSTIKPFKAEAFKDGKFISVTEADLKGKWAVFFFYPADFTFVCPTELEDLADNYAEFQKLGVEIYSVSTDTHFAHKAWADTSAAIKKIKYTMLGDPTLRLSRNFDVLIEDAGLADRGTFVVDPNGVIQIVEVTAGGIGRDAKELLRKIKAAQYVAAHPGEVCPAAWKEGAKTLAPSLDLVGKI from the coding sequence ATGTCGTTGATCAACAGCACCATTAAGCCGTTCAAGGCCGAAGCCTTCAAAGACGGCAAATTCATTTCCGTCACCGAAGCCGATTTGAAGGGCAAGTGGGCCGTCTTCTTCTTCTACCCGGCCGATTTCACCTTCGTCTGCCCGACCGAGCTCGAAGACCTCGCCGACAATTACGCCGAGTTCCAGAAGCTCGGCGTCGAGATCTACTCGGTTTCGACCGACACCCATTTCGCCCACAAGGCTTGGGCCGACACCTCGGCCGCCATCAAGAAGATCAAGTACACGATGCTCGGCGACCCGACCCTGCGTCTGTCGCGCAACTTCGACGTGCTCATTGAAGACGCCGGTCTTGCCGACCGCGGCACCTTCGTCGTCGATCCCAATGGCGTCATCCAGATCGTCGAAGTCACCGCCGGTGGCATCGGCCGCGACGCCAAGGAACTCCTGCGCAAGATCAAGGCGGCACAGTATGTCGCGGCACATCCGGGTGAAGTCTGCCCGGCCGCCTGGAAGGAAGGCGCCAAGACCCTGGCTCCGTCCCTCGACCTGGTCGGCAAGATCTAA
- a CDS encoding tetratricopeptide repeat protein, with the protein MKRLDLVALLASVGLLLAGGAAQADQTDPRLPALFQRLHDTANANIARVTEFMIWQIWGESGRPELDRLMAEGEAAMGDDDYPTALKKFNDVIAARPDFAEGWNRRATLHYLTGDYAASLADIDHVLELEPRHFGAISGLGVVNMALSHDAAARDAFERVLALYPLNVPARENLKLVKKRLDDSAI; encoded by the coding sequence TTGAAGCGCCTGGATCTTGTTGCATTGTTGGCAAGCGTTGGCCTGCTGCTGGCCGGTGGCGCGGCTCAGGCGGACCAGACCGATCCGCGCCTGCCGGCGCTGTTCCAGCGCCTGCACGACACAGCCAATGCCAACATCGCGCGCGTTACCGAATTCATGATCTGGCAGATCTGGGGCGAGAGCGGCCGGCCGGAACTCGACCGCCTGATGGCGGAAGGCGAGGCGGCGATGGGCGACGACGATTATCCGACCGCGCTCAAGAAGTTCAACGACGTCATCGCCGCGCGCCCGGATTTTGCCGAAGGCTGGAACCGGCGGGCGACGCTCCATTACCTCACCGGCGATTACGCGGCTTCGCTCGCCGATATCGATCACGTCCTGGAACTGGAGCCGCGCCATTTCGGGGCGATCTCTGGCCTCGGCGTTGTCAACATGGCACTCTCCCACGACGCGGCGGCGCGCGATGCGTTCGAACGTGTGCTGGCACTCTATCCGCTCAATGTTCCGGCGCGCGAGAATCTGAAACTGGTCAAGAAACGGCTGGACGACAGTGCGATCTGA
- a CDS encoding helix-turn-helix domain-containing protein, which yields MRKTDDTIDHRIALRLKALRGERGWSLDDLAARSGVSRATLSRLENAEVSATASVLGKLGAAYGLTVSRLMHLVEEGFLPLLKRADQPVWQDQASGFHRRAVSPPAQGLAGEIIEGTLRPGAEILYETPPRPGLEHHLVLLEGALTLTIAGHVHPLEPGDCLRYQLFGGNAFKAGKKGARYLLFMV from the coding sequence ATGAGAAAAACCGATGACACCATCGACCACCGCATCGCCCTGCGGCTGAAGGCTCTGCGCGGCGAGCGCGGCTGGTCGCTCGACGATCTCGCGGCCCGCAGCGGCGTCAGCCGGGCCACCCTGTCGCGGCTCGAAAATGCCGAGGTGAGCGCCACGGCGAGCGTGCTGGGGAAGCTCGGCGCCGCCTATGGCCTCACCGTCTCGCGCCTCATGCATCTGGTGGAGGAGGGATTTCTACCATTGTTGAAGCGCGCGGATCAGCCGGTCTGGCAGGACCAGGCGAGCGGCTTTCATCGGCGCGCCGTCTCGCCGCCGGCGCAAGGGCTGGCTGGAGAGATCATCGAAGGCACGCTGCGGCCCGGGGCCGAGATCCTCTATGAAACACCGCCGCGACCCGGCCTCGAGCATCATCTGGTGCTGCTGGAAGGGGCGCTCACGCTGACCATCGCAGGGCATGTCCACCCACTCGAACCGGGCGATTGCCTGCGTTACCAGCTCTTTGGCGGCAATGCCTTCAAGGCGGGCAAGAAGGGTGCCCGCTATCTCCTCTTCATGGTGTAA
- a CDS encoding FAD-binding protein has protein sequence MLLPQTDADLIDIVRSGEPLALCGHGTKAGWGRVFDGKPVSLRKFSGITDYTPAELVMTAGAGTPLAVVEQALADAGQYLAFEPIDLGPLYGGPRGEQTIGGVIATNLSGPRRPFVGAARDFFLGFKGVNGSGEAIKAGAKVVKNVTGYDLPKLIAGSFGTLVAMTEVTLKVMPAPEATATLVLDGVEAAKAQHLFVSVLGSTIEPTGAVFLPDRQRLYFRLEGSGPSVGYRLGELTKMAGEGEVLTGIHAADIWQGLRHIDHVLVPEPALLWSLSVPAAGFADGLASLLGQLDGAKAQVDWGGGRIWLAHSLMDIGAVRQIIRGYLKGRGHATLLRAPDELRRGDAVFSPEVPVPLLKKIRAAFDPGLMFNRGRLHPDL, from the coding sequence ATGCTGCTCCCGCAAACCGACGCAGACCTCATTGATATTGTGAGATCGGGCGAGCCGCTCGCACTCTGCGGCCACGGCACCAAGGCCGGCTGGGGTCGTGTGTTCGACGGAAAGCCGGTCTCGTTGCGCAAGTTCAGCGGCATCACCGATTACACCCCGGCCGAACTGGTCATGACCGCCGGGGCAGGGACGCCGCTGGCGGTCGTTGAACAGGCATTGGCCGATGCCGGCCAGTACCTGGCCTTCGAGCCGATCGACCTCGGCCCGCTCTATGGCGGGCCGCGCGGCGAGCAGACAATCGGCGGCGTCATCGCCACCAATCTATCCGGTCCACGTCGGCCCTTCGTCGGCGCGGCGCGGGATTTCTTTCTCGGTTTCAAGGGCGTGAATGGCAGCGGCGAGGCGATCAAGGCCGGTGCCAAGGTGGTCAAGAACGTCACCGGATATGATCTGCCCAAACTGATCGCTGGCTCGTTCGGCACATTGGTCGCCATGACCGAAGTGACACTGAAGGTGATGCCGGCGCCGGAAGCCACTGCGACACTCGTTCTCGACGGGGTCGAGGCCGCAAAGGCACAGCATCTGTTTGTCTCCGTGCTGGGAAGTACCATCGAACCGACGGGTGCCGTGTTTCTGCCGGATCGGCAACGCCTCTATTTCCGGCTGGAAGGGTCCGGTCCCTCCGTTGGCTACCGGTTGGGCGAACTGACGAAGATGGCGGGCGAGGGTGAGGTGTTGACGGGGATTCACGCGGCGGACATCTGGCAGGGCCTCCGCCATATCGACCACGTCTTGGTGCCGGAACCCGCCCTTTTATGGTCGCTGTCGGTGCCGGCGGCGGGCTTTGCCGATGGCCTTGCGTCATTGCTGGGTCAGCTCGATGGGGCGAAAGCCCAGGTTGATTGGGGCGGCGGCAGGATCTGGCTGGCTCATTCCCTCATGGATATCGGTGCTGTCAGGCAGATCATTCGTGGCTATCTCAAGGGGCGCGGCCACGCCACCCTGCTGCGCGCCCCGGATGAGCTGCGGCGCGGGGACGCCGTCTTCTCCCCTGAAGTGCCCGTGCCGCTCCTCAAAAAAATCCGCGCGGCTTTCGATCCCGGTCTCATGTTCAACCGCGGCCGCCTGCATCCGGATCTCTAG
- a CDS encoding M14 family metallopeptidase, with the protein MTAETHFSSTYAQARARFRDAAKAAGAETVTYQNPQRGPDGGDLSTDVARIGPKNAARLLIAMSSTHGAEGFCGSGIQTGWLRQGAFKNLPAGTAVLLVHAINPYGFAWVRRVNEDNVDLNRNFLDHAKALPQNDGYKELRSAICPDAWSDESEAAVKKIFDDYAARHSKIDLQAAIMNGQYWDKQGVFYGGTGPTWSRRTLIEALSPYAATARDVAFIDLHTGLGPYGVGEIMSNDFGGTPGAARVREWFGAESTLLDDGSSTSTAVTGDTQLGVVAALPDVTLTGITLEYGTVPVDAMIDAVRADNWLHVHGNLDSAQGRKIKSEIRYTFYPDEKLWKEMVIERAVDVLGRTMKGLTQS; encoded by the coding sequence ATGACCGCAGAAACCCATTTCTCCTCGACCTATGCCCAGGCGCGTGCCCGTTTTCGCGATGCCGCGAAAGCCGCTGGCGCCGAGACCGTCACCTATCAGAACCCGCAGCGCGGGCCCGATGGCGGCGATCTCTCGACCGATGTCGCCCGCATCGGGCCGAAGAATGCGGCGCGCCTGCTCATTGCCATGTCCTCGACCCATGGCGCGGAAGGTTTCTGCGGCTCCGGCATCCAGACGGGCTGGCTTCGGCAGGGGGCGTTCAAAAATCTGCCCGCCGGCACCGCCGTGCTGCTGGTCCATGCCATCAACCCCTATGGCTTTGCCTGGGTGCGGCGCGTGAACGAGGACAATGTCGACCTCAACCGCAACTTCCTCGACCACGCCAAGGCGTTGCCGCAGAATGACGGCTATAAGGAATTGCGCAGCGCCATCTGCCCCGATGCGTGGTCGGATGAATCGGAAGCGGCGGTGAAGAAGATCTTCGACGATTACGCTGCCCGCCACAGCAAGATCGACCTGCAGGCCGCGATCATGAACGGCCAGTATTGGGACAAGCAGGGCGTGTTTTATGGTGGCACCGGCCCCACCTGGTCGCGCCGCACATTGATCGAGGCGCTCTCGCCCTATGCCGCCACGGCGCGCGATGTGGCCTTCATCGATCTCCATACCGGCCTTGGCCCCTATGGCGTGGGCGAGATCATGTCGAACGATTTTGGCGGCACACCAGGAGCGGCGCGCGTGCGCGAGTGGTTCGGTGCGGAATCGACCCTGCTCGATGACGGCTCCTCGACCTCGACGGCGGTGACCGGCGACACGCAACTCGGCGTCGTCGCGGCCCTTCCCGACGTGACGCTGACCGGCATCACGCTGGAATACGGCACTGTGCCGGTCGATGCGATGATCGATGCCGTCAGGGCCGACAACTGGCTGCATGTCCATGGCAATCTCGACAGCGCCCAGGGCCGCAAGATCAAGAGCGAGATCCGCTACACCTTCTATCCGGACGAGAAGCTTTGGAAGGAAATGGTCATCGAGCGCGCCGTCGATGTGCTGGGCCGGACGATGAAGGGGCTGACGCAGAGCTGA
- a CDS encoding helix-turn-helix transcriptional regulator gives MNEALALSTTVERVYDAALTPALWPEALARIASYVEGYSAAIFTKTPALIDSTIHHHDGRIEATFRHSYFTQYIKLDPANTLQYFAELEKPVSVSSLVPPDEMMESRFFQEWAAPQGLVDFVTVALEKSRASSAMLGVFRHASQGVADETVLRRMGLIAPHVRRAVFIGRAVEQKSEEAAALADTLDAIGSALILVDREGRILHANAAAYLVMEEQDLCRALSGKLSFRERTANDALRCLLTTPASSNAPRDLRLTLTHDDGESYLAHVLPLSFRANRNGTHGAAAVICLQRAALELDAAPRVIAQSFGLTPTELRVLLAIVEIGGVPETAESLGIGEGTVKTHLRRIFAKTGAGRQADLVRLVATHTSPLGGRNGHQEPQRLVAAQ, from the coding sequence ATGAACGAAGCATTGGCATTGTCGACAACGGTCGAGCGCGTCTATGACGCGGCGCTAACCCCTGCCCTTTGGCCCGAGGCGCTGGCCAGGATCGCCAGCTATGTCGAGGGCTACAGCGCCGCGATCTTTACCAAGACGCCCGCGCTTATCGACAGCACCATCCATCATCATGATGGACGCATCGAGGCGACCTTCCGCCATTCCTATTTCACGCAATACATCAAGCTGGACCCGGCCAATACGCTGCAATACTTCGCCGAGTTGGAAAAGCCGGTCAGCGTTTCCAGCCTCGTCCCCCCGGACGAGATGATGGAATCGCGCTTCTTCCAGGAATGGGCGGCACCGCAGGGCCTGGTCGATTTCGTCACCGTGGCGCTCGAAAAGTCGCGCGCCTCCTCGGCCATGCTCGGCGTGTTCCGACATGCCAGCCAAGGTGTGGCGGATGAAACCGTCCTTCGCCGCATGGGGCTCATCGCCCCGCATGTGCGCCGCGCGGTCTTCATCGGCCGGGCAGTGGAACAGAAATCCGAGGAAGCGGCTGCCTTGGCCGATACGCTCGATGCCATCGGCAGCGCACTCATTCTTGTCGACCGCGAGGGGCGTATCCTCCATGCCAATGCCGCTGCCTATCTGGTGATGGAGGAGCAGGATCTGTGTCGTGCGCTCTCCGGCAAGCTTTCCTTCCGCGAACGCACCGCAAATGACGCGCTGCGCTGCCTGCTGACGACCCCGGCCAGCAGCAATGCACCGCGCGATCTGCGGCTCACCCTCACCCATGACGATGGCGAGAGCTACCTCGCTCATGTCTTGCCGCTGTCTTTCCGCGCCAATCGCAATGGCACGCATGGTGCCGCCGCCGTCATCTGCCTACAGCGCGCGGCCCTTGAGCTTGATGCCGCGCCGCGCGTCATCGCCCAGAGCTTTGGCCTGACGCCGACGGAACTGCGCGTCCTGCTGGCCATCGTCGAGATCGGCGGCGTGCCGGAAACGGCTGAATCGCTTGGCATCGGCGAAGGCACAGTGAAGACGCATCTGCGGCGTATTTTCGCCAAGACCGGTGCGGGAAGGCAGGCGGATCTGGTGCGGCTGGTCGCCACCCACACTTCACCGCTCGGCGGTCGCAACGGCCACCAAGAGCCCCAGCGCCTCGTCGCCGCACAGTAA
- the ahpF gene encoding alkyl hydroperoxide reductase subunit F gives MLDANLKEQLKAYLERITQPIELVASLDASDTAREMEELLSEIATLSALITYERRDDDARKPSFAIHRTGTAVGVRFAGLPMGHEFNSLVLALLQVGGYPSKTAQDVIEQVQALDGDFHFETYFSQSCQNCPDVVQALNLMSVLNPKIRHVAIDGASFQSEVDGRQVMAVPSIYLNGQPFGQGRMDLEQILAKIDTGAEARAAEKLKHKAPFDVLVVGGGPAGAAAAIYAARKGIRTGVVAERFGGQVLDTMAIENFISVSHTEGPKLAVALEEHVKAYEVDIMNVQRAEKLVPAKVPGGLAEVHLKNGAVLKARSVILATGARWRQMNVPGEAEYRNKGVAYCPHCDGPLFKGKRVAVIGGGNSGVEAAIDLAGIVAHVTLIEFDGKLRADAVLQRKLNSLPNVKVVTSALTTEVHGDGSKVTGLSYKNRDTDELHRVELEGIFVQIGLVPNTEFLKETVALTNRGEIEIDHRGATSQPGVFAAGDATTTPFKQIVIAMGEGAKASLSAFDYLIRLAPVEGEVKAA, from the coding sequence ATGTTGGACGCCAATCTCAAAGAACAGCTGAAGGCCTATCTGGAGCGCATCACGCAGCCGATCGAGCTTGTCGCCTCGCTCGACGCCAGCGACACCGCGCGCGAGATGGAAGAGCTGTTGAGCGAGATCGCGACGCTCTCCGCCCTCATCACCTATGAGCGCCGCGACGACGATGCCAGGAAGCCCTCCTTCGCGATCCATCGCACCGGCACAGCCGTTGGCGTGCGCTTTGCCGGCCTGCCCATGGGCCATGAATTCAATTCGCTCGTCCTCGCCTTGCTCCAGGTCGGTGGTTATCCGTCGAAGACCGCCCAGGACGTGATCGAGCAGGTCCAGGCATTGGACGGCGACTTCCATTTCGAGACCTATTTCTCGCAAAGCTGCCAGAACTGCCCGGATGTGGTGCAGGCGCTCAATCTGATGAGCGTCCTCAATCCGAAGATCCGCCACGTCGCCATCGACGGCGCCAGCTTCCAGTCGGAAGTCGATGGCCGCCAGGTCATGGCCGTGCCATCGATCTATCTGAACGGCCAGCCATTCGGCCAAGGCCGCATGGATCTCGAACAGATCCTCGCCAAGATCGATACCGGTGCCGAGGCGCGCGCGGCTGAGAAGTTGAAGCACAAGGCCCCCTTCGACGTGTTGGTCGTGGGCGGTGGTCCGGCCGGTGCCGCGGCGGCGATCTATGCCGCGCGCAAAGGCATTCGCACCGGTGTGGTGGCCGAGCGTTTCGGCGGCCAGGTGCTGGACACGATGGCGATCGAGAACTTCATCTCGGTCTCGCATACCGAAGGGCCGAAGCTCGCCGTGGCGCTCGAGGAACATGTGAAGGCCTATGAGGTCGACATCATGAACGTCCAGCGCGCCGAGAAACTGGTGCCGGCCAAGGTGCCTGGCGGCCTGGCGGAAGTGCATCTCAAGAACGGCGCGGTCCTGAAGGCGCGCAGCGTCATTCTGGCGACCGGCGCCCGCTGGCGGCAGATGAACGTGCCCGGCGAGGCCGAGTATCGCAACAAGGGTGTCGCCTATTGCCCGCATTGTGATGGTCCGCTGTTCAAGGGCAAGCGCGTGGCGGTGATCGGCGGCGGCAATTCCGGCGTCGAGGCGGCGATCGATCTCGCCGGCATCGTCGCCCATGTGACGCTGATCGAGTTCGACGGCAAGCTGCGGGCCGACGCGGTGCTGCAGCGGAAGTTGAACTCGCTCCCCAATGTGAAGGTCGTCACCTCGGCGCTCACGACCGAAGTGCATGGCGACGGGTCGAAGGTCACGGGTCTTTCCTACAAGAACCGCGATACCGATGAACTGCACCGCGTCGAACTTGAAGGCATCTTCGTCCAGATCGGCCTGGTGCCGAACACGGAGTTCCTCAAAGAGACCGTGGCGCTCACCAATCGCGGCGAGATCGAGATCGATCATCGTGGGGCCACCTCGCAGCCCGGCGTGTTCGCGGCCGGCGATGCGACGACGACGCCCTTCAAGCAGATCGTCATCGCCATGGGCGAGGGTGCCAAGGCCTCGCTGTCGGCCTTCGACTATCTCATTCGCCTGGCCCCGGTCGAGGGCGAGGTGAAGGCGGCATAA